AATCAGGTGATCCTCGGTTACAATTTCACCTTCACCGATAATTTTTTCCCCTTCCTTCACCGACACCATGGTCGGCGGAACCAGGGACATGGCCTCCTCCTGTTTTTGCTTCGTTATTTCCATATTAATGAAGGCGTTTGGCCGCAGGTAGCGGTCGATAGCACCTACAGAAAAATTCTCATAGTGTTTGGGCAGACTCATCCTCGCAATCTGGCTGCTCAGGGTTTTCTTGGCGTCTTCCAGCTCGTCCTGGGACACACCGTCACCAGTTTCCAGTAGACCGGCAACCATAGTGTTGAGAGATTCTTCCACCTGCCGCGTAGTAGCCTGGGGCGACCCGGCCAGCGCTTCAATTTCATCGGCAGGCAGGACAAAAGGCAATATCTCGTGCAGCTTAGCCACCTTGCCGGCCAGGTCAAGGCTGTTGTCGCCCTGGATCTCCCATACCTTACCGGTCAGGTCTGTAATATCTTTCTGCGTACCGTTTACTACCTGAGGGTCCGTGGAATAGACTTTGTCCACTTTTTCCGCAGCCTGCAAGCGTTGTTCGTTGGTTTTTTCCTTATCTTCAAAGACAATACTTTTTTCCGCCTTAAAGGTCCTGGGAGATACCTGCCCGACCACCAGGTTGCTCTTACTGGGCACAATATTGGCGGTGAGGATAAAAGTTAAAAGAAACAAAAACAAAATTGCCGCGCTGCCCCTCCGTACTTTGCGGTGCCTCACCAGCAGGGACAGGACGGCTGTCAATTTATCCTTGATCCTGCCAAAAGTGAGCTTGAGCCGCACTCCTGGCCACCTCCTTACTGCCCCTTGTCATAAGCCTTAATAATTTCCTCCACCAGAGGATGCCGGACTATGTCGTCCCCGGTCATAGTATGGATGCTGAGACCTTTGACATCCTTTAAAACAGAAAGGGCATTAATCAGTCCGGATACCTGCCCCCTGGGCAGGTCGGTCTGGGTAATGTCCCCCGTAATCACCGCCTTGGAACCAAAACCAAGCCGGGTCAGGAACATTTTCATCTGTTCCGGTGTCGTATTCTGCGCCTCGTCCAGAATAATAAATGAATCTTCCAGCGTCCTGCCGCGCATGTAAGCCAAAGGCGCAATCTCTATGATGTTTTTTTCCAGGTATTTTTGGGTGCTCTCAACCCCCAGAACATCATAGAGACTGTCATAAAGAGGACGCAGGTAGGGGTTGATTTTTTCCTGCAGGTCTCCCGGCAGGAAACCAAGCTTTTCCCCTGCTTCTACAGCGGGGCGCGTTAAAACCAGACGCTCCACGTCCTTGTTTCGAAGCGACTTGATGGCCATAACGACGGCGAGATAAGTCTTCCCTGTCCCGGCAGGGCCGACTGCAAAAACCACATCATATTTTTTGATGGTTTCGACGTATTTCTTCTGCCCGATGGTCTTTGGCTTTATTTGCTTGCCGCGCTGCGTCACCATGGCAACATCCGTAGCCAGGCTCTCAAGGGCATGTTTGGCGCCGCTCTGGGAGGCCTTGATGGCGTATCCAACCTCCTGAAAAGTCAAACGGTTTCCGGCACGGCAAAACTTTTGCAATTGGGTTAAGACTTCACGGGCCTGTTCAACTCTCTCCCTGTCACCGGAAATGGTCAGTTCCTGCCCCCGGGCTACTATACGGACCTCCAGCGTTTTCTCAATCTGGTCCAAGTGTCCGTCATTCTTCCCGAATACCTCGGCAGTGGTGCCAATGTCGTCAAGCTCAACCCTTGCCTCAAATTTTTCCGCCAATCAGGCAGTCCTCCTTATTACACTACACAGTCTTTACTGAATAAATATTAAGGTTTGAACAAGCTCTCGGCGCCTATCTCTTCAATGGTTTCAACTGTCACCTTGACCCGGACAATGTTTTCCGGATGACCGGTCTGAACTTCCTCCAGCGAGCGATTGACTATTCCGGCCTCTTCGGGGACCAGTCCGGCTGCTTCTGCCAGAGCCCGCTCCCCAGCAAGGCTGCGCGCTCCTTCAATACCAAGTTCTTCACGGTATTCGGCCATCTCAAAATATTTTATGGTTACTAGTTCGACGGGTACCTCAAGATTCCTCCATTGAGGGATTGTTTTAACAAAAGTCTCGGTTTCATAGAGTTCGTAGGGAATATTTTGGTCGCCAGATAAAATTATTTCCTTACCTTTAAATTTAATACTTACGCGGGTTTCCGACCTTCCAGTAAGACGTCGTCCAGTCTCCGCAATTTTGGCTTCACCATAGCCGTCGTACCAGACCCTGGCCCTGACGATGCCCCGGGCGTGGACGAAGCGGGAGGGCTTTTTAGGCTTATTAGCCTCCTCACCCTGCTTCTGTTCTTCACCAGGCTTGGGCGGCTCCTCAAGCGGGGGTATTTCTCCCGATATTAAAACCTGTCCGGGCGACACGGTGTCTCCCTCCTTAACTGCCGGGTGACCGTTTAATACCAGCACATCCTTGACCAGTCCGGCTTTGGTCGCGATGATATGGGAGGGCCGGTTATCTTCCGCATCGGGGACTACACGCTCCGCTACCTCTATCGTCACTTTGGCGCCTTTAATATATACGCCGGTCCAGGCCACCAGGGGAAGCTTTTCTTCTAAAGCCGCTTCCACCCTGCCGGGCTCGACCCGCCATTTCGGCATACCACGGTTGAGCCCCGCTTCAGCCGCGGCGCCCAGCACTTCGGGAACAGTCAACCGTT
This region of Pelotomaculum schinkii genomic DNA includes:
- a CDS encoding PhoH family protein, coding for MAEKFEARVELDDIGTTAEVFGKNDGHLDQIEKTLEVRIVARGQELTISGDRERVEQAREVLTQLQKFCRAGNRLTFQEVGYAIKASQSGAKHALESLATDVAMVTQRGKQIKPKTIGQKKYVETIKKYDVVFAVGPAGTGKTYLAVVMAIKSLRNKDVERLVLTRPAVEAGEKLGFLPGDLQEKINPYLRPLYDSLYDVLGVESTQKYLEKNIIEIAPLAYMRGRTLEDSFIILDEAQNTTPEQMKMFLTRLGFGSKAVITGDITQTDLPRGQVSGLINALSVLKDVKGLSIHTMTGDDIVRHPLVEEIIKAYDKGQ
- the yqfD gene encoding sporulation protein YqfD; its protein translation is MLLFRLMSALLGYVVILVTGKATERFVNMAASRGIYLWDITRVREGAVLLKVRLGAVKALRHIARRTKCRFHFERRVGFPFLYKRLLRRKALALGVLFFLGALYFLSSFVWFIEVKGTERLTVPEVLGAAAEAGLNRGMPKWRVEPGRVEAALEEKLPLVAWTGVYIKGAKVTIEVAERVVPDAEDNRPSHIIATKAGLVKDVLVLNGHPAVKEGDTVSPGQVLISGEIPPLEEPPKPGEEQKQGEEANKPKKPSRFVHARGIVRARVWYDGYGEAKIAETGRRLTGRSETRVSIKFKGKEIILSGDQNIPYELYETETFVKTIPQWRNLEVPVELVTIKYFEMAEYREELGIEGARSLAGERALAEAAGLVPEEAGIVNRSLEEVQTGHPENIVRVKVTVETIEEIGAESLFKP